A stretch of DNA from Ancylobacter polymorphus:
ATGGGGGCCGGTCCAAGGTTGAGGGGAAGAAGGGACGCGCTCAGCGCCGCTCGGAGAGGAAGGCGGCGATGCGCTCGGCGATCATGATGGTTGGCATGTTGGTGTTGGCGCGGGGGATGGACGGCATCAGCGACGCGTCGGCCACATGCAGGCCCTCCACACCGAACACGGCGCCGGCCGGCGAGGTCACGGCCTGCGGATCGCCGGCGCGCCCCATGCGGCAGGTGCCGGAGGGGTGCCAGGTTCCGCCGACATTCGTCCGTACAAAGTCGGCAAGCGCGTCGTCATCGGACAACAGCCTGTCCATGCGCACGCCCTGCGTCACCACCGCGTGGACAAGCGCCGCGCGCAGCGGACCGGCGATGTCGAGCAGTGCCGCCAGCGCGCCGCGCTGCGCCGCGTTCCACAGTCCCGGCACCGCGATCCTCGCCACGCGCGGCGTGTAGCTCGCCGGGAACACCACGTCACGGAAACCGTCCATGGCGGGGTCGAGCAGCGCGTGCGCGCCCATGCGCAGCGCCGATGTCAGGCGGACGAGATCGCGCTCGTCGCTCAGCATGCGGAAATCGACGTCCGGCTCGACGCGGGGATCGGCCGAAGCGAGCCGCAGGAAGCCGCGCGAATAGGATTTGTTCACCCAGAAGAACAGGCTGCCGGTGCGCTGCCCCACTGCGTGCCAGCCGGCGCGCGAGAGAATAGCGGCGTGCATGTCGCCGGTCGGCGTTCCCGGCAGGCCCGAGGAATAGCGCCAGATCGCCTGCTCATGGTGCTCGCCCGGATTGCGCTCGCGCGCGCCGGGCGGCAGCCAGGTGGCCACCGCGATCGAGGGATGTTCCATCAGGTTGCGACCGACGCCCCGCCGGTCGGCGACGACCGGAATGCCGAGCGCGCGCAGTTCCTCCGCCGGCCCGATACCCGCGCGCAGCAGCAGCGCAGGCGAATGGATGGCGCCGGCCGCGAGCACGACCCGCCGCGCCGCGATGGCAAAGCGCCGGCCCCCTTCCGCCTCGACCTCGGCACCGACGGC
This window harbors:
- a CDS encoding GMC family oxidoreductase, which produces MNTDTLILGGGSAGCVLAARLSEDPQRDVILVEAGRNVAAGDIPADVRARYPGRAYLDTTNIWSGLTALMGDAARNAGRRPRRYEQARLLGGGSAINALMANRGAPGDYDEWEDLGAQGWNWEACLPVFRAMEADRDCDGPLHGTDGPLVVRRIGDAQISPFVHRVMTTLDGRGHPIRPDQNGPWEDGTFRGVVAVDDKGERQPTSLAYLTPEVRRRPNLKILTGHAATRLLLEGTRAVGAEVEAEGGRRFAIAARRVVLAAGAIHSPALLLRAGIGPAEELRALGIPVVADRRGVGRNLMEHPSIAVATWLPPGARERNPGEHHEQAIWRYSSGLPGTPTGDMHAAILSRAGWHAVGQRTGSLFFWVNKSYSRGFLRLASADPRVEPDVDFRMLSDERDLVRLTSALRMGAHALLDPAMDGFRDVVFPASYTPRVARIAVPGLWNAAQRGALAALLDIAGPLRAALVHAVVTQGVRMDRLLSDDDALADFVRTNVGGTWHPSGTCRMGRAGDPQAVTSPAGAVFGVEGLHVADASLMPSIPRANTNMPTIMIAERIAAFLSERR